A genomic segment from Ptychodera flava strain L36383 chromosome 8, AS_Pfla_20210202, whole genome shotgun sequence encodes:
- the LOC139139473 gene encoding G-protein coupled receptor moody-like: MNDTVSENVSSTSSLPQLPKPQENSWLTTYAGSVEVMLAATALFGNTLFIMVFCLQKKLRTTTNMMLVNLSITDLISPILVSSVAADSFFFRRWRASFSYCALHNALHPTLLEVSLWLTACIAVNRYICIVHNDKYHRLNNKVTLSIAIAICWCFPITLNVYLFSEPNSVVYVPDLLACLATVDKRVFTALLVAPSLVTVASYFFIFLFIRRSRQRIQAHGEEVQSNNKAPSLQEIRTLKFLVALFLLIILGYLPIPVSVAILQRLGKSPTSVYVAVYPSLHIAGSINPILYGMSNKSVRESYKFLLTGQMIFGRTCCTVQQEQSSTS; encoded by the coding sequence ATGAATGACACCGTCAGCGAAAACGTTAGTTCTACAAGCAGCTTGCCGCAGTTACCGAAGCCCCAAGAAAACTCGTGGTTAACTACGTATGCCGGGTCCGTGGAAGTGATGTTGGCTGCGACGGCTCTCTTCGGCAATACCTTGTTTATAATGGTATTCTGTCTGCAGAAGAAATTAAGAACGACCACAAACATGATGCTTGTCAACCTTAGCATAACCGACTTGATCTCACCGATACTGGTGTCATCCGTAGCTGCTGATTCGTTTTTCTTTCGTCGTTGGAGAGCAAGCTTCTCCTACTGTGCCCTCCACAACGCCCTCCATCCGACCCTACTCGAAGTATCCCTTTGGTTGACAGCATGCATCGCTGTCAACCGATACATCTGCATCGTGCACAACGACAAGTACCATCGCCTAAACAACAAAGTGACACTGTCGATCGCCATTGCAATTTGCTGGTGTTTTCCAATCACCCTCAATGTATACTTATTCAGCGAGCCAAACTCAGTGGTCTATGTTCCAGATTTGCTAGCTTGCCTTGCGACAGTCGATAAAAGAGTGTTCACTGCATTGTTGGTCGCCCCAAGCCTAGTAACCGTAGCCTCTTACTTCTTCATATTTCTCTTCATACGCCGCAGCAGGCAAAGAATCCAGGCACATGGAGAAGAAGTCCAAAGTAACAACAAAGCTCCCAGCTTGCAAGAGATCCGTACGCTGAAATTCTTGGTTGCCCTATTCCTGCTGATCATACTCGGCTATTTGCCCATACCCGTCTCGGTGGCCATTCTCCAACGACTCGGCAAGTCCCCTACATCGGTTTATGTGGCAGTATACCCGTCTCTACACATTGCGGGGTCTATCAACCCCATACTCTACGGAATGAGCAACAAGAGTGTGAGGGAGTCATACAAATTCCTTCTGACGGGCCAGATGATTTTCGGCCGAACCTGCTGTACCGTTCAGCAAGAGCAGTCGTCAACATCTTaa
- the LOC139138243 gene encoding DDB1- and CUL4-associated factor 15-like, producing MAATTSVGCSKYIKTGISSRKFKSSYNVINRLQIREVHGTLQPSKYHFPQYRSVFGKIPGRLCIPLKDIVDMSSLLEQGHVFLGFTKDGQLILSYTLRVEAHEHTALPIYVYRLHWWHFNYQETMTKVSEVRLFGEEEIQDDLYIAVCSWPTDPTKVFVYGSCPNGGSSDEKRQCYITITAVPPISPCKECAELYKSMKNRNNNNYFQDEENSVWNFPEELSDTDATQPPPPPRCLKHGLVVHTKYELSPPFPLFAPKFSLKRDGLAVINTGYSLIALGVKVNSTAEPSSQSSLYSTINSMPCTQNSLYTASNPHQGERATTQTFCDVQSPPGGETGLHMGEQAARHYETPPPSMQVTSVKSGGQKLVAGQQEDSLPLMFSQESHYSADSQNLPMAGCDISQSANNECGYDLHRTKDDDKTCTVSEMTCRVTSNSRRQVVNIQSESLSSGLTGNQNSGDNDQIFSSLLPEFKYSMKTQQDSCDTDDDDESGSTDSDVTDISQGSNDEEGVLSPGNQSVDSKDADTFSENESRSACDAGNSWQSNRKTSLKSCGAGACSSGGITVCTDPIQSSYNQPAQPSRDLPLCHDRYLQSNKMYGNPTKTDSQSGCFGPQYGSLCEDSDNIGCDIDQSCPIHGASTINLSWSINTAMDLDKCNCQQRGFNYSVRRYIERPPDSDSPLDIEDEFHSMLPLEVHGAGYSLLTRTRRSPETQGTYVEVKQLTMDAEQYISEAVKYHAKWQDRYLDFTDYDMQILDVCPDSCHVLVMILTLVRAKPEYDPWSLDFECEDETPRLFQTGFKFTWNLKTGLYETLEVEDLKEFDQAQLCNQWNPGRYLCQKIQRDWSTPQGFVRSVHVLTNEAVWKRQSLKKLVDPVHFVAITL from the exons ATGGCGGCAACTACGAGCGTGGGCTGctcaaaatatataaaaacgGGTATTTCTTCTCGCAAATTCAAGTCTAGTTACAATGTAATAAATAGGCTACAAATTAGAGAG GTGCATGGAACATTACAGCCATCCAAGTATCACTTTCCCCAGTACAGATCTGTCTTTGGTAAGATTCCAGGAAGACTGTGCATTCCTTTGAAAGACATAGTGGATATGTCTAGTCTTCTTGAACAGGG GCATGTGTTCCTAGGTTTTACCAAAGATGGTCAGTTGATCCTGTCCTACACACTCCGTGTTGAAGCACATGAACACACAGCTTTACCAATCTATGTGTATAGACTTCACTGGTGGCACTTCAATTACCAAGAAACAATGACCAAG GTGTCAGAAGTTCGACTGTTTGGTGAAGAGGAAATCCAAGATGATCTATACATTGCAGTGTGCAGTTGGCCAACCGATCCCACCAAAGTGTTTGTGTATGGAAG ttgtccaAATGGAGGAAGTAGTGATGAGAAAAGACAGTGTTACATCACAATCACAGCTGTTCCCCCAATCTCACCATGTAAAGAGTGTGCTGAGTTGTATAAATCCATGAAGAATCGTAACAACAATAACTACTTCCAAGATG AAGAAAATTCAGTATGGAACTTTCCTGAAGAGCTGTCTGACACCGATGCAACACAACCACCTCCTCCGCCAAGGTGTCTCAAGCACGGCTTGGTCGTTCATACCAAGTACGAGTTGTCACCGCCTTTCCCACTCTTTGCTCCAAAGTTTAGTCTGAAGAGGGACGGCCTCGCTGTGATAAATACTGGGTACTCACTCATAGCTCTTGGTGTCAAGGTCAATTCAACTGCCGAGCCATCTTCACAGAGTAGCCTTTACTCTACCATAAACAGTATGCCTTGCACACAGAACAGCTTGTACACTGCCTCCAACCCACACCAAGGTGAAAGAGCTACCACCCAGACATTCTGTGATGTGCAAAGCCCCCCAGGAGGAGAGACTGGCTTACATATGGGAGAACAAGCAGCGAGACATTATGAAACCCCACCCCCATCTATGCAAGTCACATCTGTGAAGAGTGGTGGCCAAAAGTTGGTTGCTGGGCAACAGGAGGACAGTCTTCCATTGATGTTTTCTCAGGAATCGCATTACAGTGCGGACAGCCAAAACTTACCGATGGCAGGTTGTGATATTTCTCAGAGTGCAAATAATGAGTGCGGATATGATCTGCACCGTACCAAAGATGACGACAAAACTTGTACAGTCAGTGAGATGACTTGTAGAGTAACTTCAAACAGCAGAAGACAGGTTGTCAATATACAGAGCGAGTCCTTGTCTTCGGGTCTCACAGGGAATCAAAACTCAGGGGACAATGACCAAATCTTTTCCAGCTTATTGCCAGAATTCAAATACTCCATGAAAACACAGCAGGATTCTTGTGATactgatgatgacgatgagTCAGGGTCAACAGACAGCGATGTCACTGATATCTCGCAGGGCAGCAATGATGAAGAAGGTGTTCTGTCGCCAGGCAATCAGTCTGTTGACTCCAAAGATGCAGACACTTTTAGTGAAAACGAATCAAGAAGTGCATGTGATGCTGGCAACAGCTGGCAAAGCAACAGGAAGACTTCTCTGAAAAGTTGTGGAGCTGGTGCTTGTAGTTCTGGCGGTATCACTGTGTGCACTGATCCAATACAGTCCTCCTACAATCAGCCCGCACAGCCATCAAGAGACTTACCCTTGTGCCATGACAGATATTTACAAAGTAACAAAATGTATGGAAACCCCACAAAGACGGACTCACAGAGTGGCTGCTTTGGGCCACAATATGGATCATTGTGTGAAGACAGTGATAACATTGGTTGTGATATAGATCAGAGTTGTCCCATCCATGGTGCTAGCACTATAAACTTATCCTGGAGTATCAACACTGCTATGGATCTTGACAAGTGTAATTGTCAGCAACGAGGCTTTAACTATTCTGTTAGGAGATACATTGAAAGACCACCGGACTCAGATTCTCCTCTGGACATTGAAG ATGAGTTTCACAGTATGTTACCACTAGAAGTCCATGGTGCTGGCTATTCTCTGCTAACAAGGACTAGAAGAAGCCCTGAAACACAG GGAACTTATGTCGAGGTGAAGCAGCTCACCATGGATGCAGAGCAGTATATCAGTGAAGCTGTCAAGTATCATGCCAAATGGCAGGACAGATACCTAGACTTTACTGACTACGATATGCAAATATTAGAC gTGTGTCCTGATTCGTGTCATGTGTTGGTCATGATACTCACACTTGTCAGAGCCAAACCGGAGTATGATCCATGGAGTTTGGACTTTGAATGTGAAGA tGAGACTCCAAGGCTCTTTCAGACTGGTTTCAAATTTACTTGGAACTTGAAAACAG GTCTCTATGAAACATTGGAAGTGGAGGACTTAAAGGAATTTGACCAAGCCCAACTATG CAATCAGTGGAACCCAGGAAGATATCTTTGTCAGAAGATACAACGTGATTGGTCAACACCACAGGGCTTTGTCAGAAGCGTTCATGTCTTAACCAATGAAGCTGTGTGGAAAC GCCAGTCCCTGAAGAAGCTAGTGGATCCTGTTCACTTCGTTGCAATAACACTCTAG